The following coding sequences are from one Geodermatophilus normandii window:
- a CDS encoding transposase family protein gives MPASSSSPSALLDAVAEAGLPPESLGAAESIGLLQALSAVPDPREARGRRHGLQSILLLAVGAVLAGARSYAAIVQ, from the coding sequence GTGCCCGCAAGTTCATCTTCCCCGTCCGCTCTGCTCGACGCTGTCGCCGAGGCCGGCCTGCCACCAGAGTCGCTGGGTGCGGCCGAATCGATCGGCCTGCTCCAGGCCCTGTCTGCGGTTCCTGACCCGCGTGAGGCGCGGGGCCGTCGTCACGGCCTGCAGTCGATTCTGCTGCTCGCGGTCGGCGCCGTGCTGGCCGGCGCCCGCTCGTACGCGGCGATCGTGCAATGA
- a CDS encoding glycosyltransferase family 2 protein, with product MTVVMRTRNRPLLLKRAVADVCRQTFSDWHLVVVNDGGPAADVDAVLRHHPMPTGRLTVLHNEARRGMEAASNRGIAAGNSTYVAIHDDDDTWHPSFLARTVAHLDGTGQAAVAVRTEIVREEIRGESIVETERETFAPQVHAFTLFEMLRTNRIVPISVLYRRAVHDTVGWFREDLPVVGDWDFFLRLTLTDLRLGFLDGDPLAFWHQRPAATGPAANSVVEGTTEHHDVDLLLRDEALRAYGQRHGLGGLLYTTAYFQREIDGLIVRITEIRHREEEAVHLLRRAAELLERQAERVDQQNDRLAALEAAVSDASMVSLARRRYRRWKSRVLRLARVLSV from the coding sequence GTGACCGTCGTCATGCGGACTAGGAACCGTCCGCTATTACTCAAGCGCGCTGTCGCGGACGTCTGCCGCCAGACATTCTCGGACTGGCACTTAGTGGTAGTTAACGACGGCGGGCCCGCCGCGGACGTCGACGCCGTGCTTCGGCACCATCCCATGCCGACCGGCCGGCTGACCGTTCTGCACAACGAGGCCCGGCGGGGTATGGAGGCTGCCTCCAACCGGGGCATCGCGGCTGGAAACTCCACGTACGTGGCAATCCACGACGACGACGACACGTGGCACCCCTCGTTCCTCGCTCGGACCGTCGCGCACCTGGACGGCACGGGCCAAGCCGCGGTGGCCGTGCGCACCGAGATTGTCCGGGAGGAGATTCGCGGGGAGTCCATCGTCGAGACGGAGCGCGAGACCTTTGCCCCGCAGGTGCATGCGTTCACGCTGTTCGAGATGCTCCGCACGAACCGGATTGTGCCGATATCGGTTCTCTACCGGCGCGCGGTCCATGACACGGTCGGCTGGTTCCGAGAGGACCTCCCAGTCGTCGGGGATTGGGACTTCTTTCTTCGCCTAACTTTGACCGATCTGCGCCTGGGCTTCCTCGACGGCGACCCCTTGGCCTTCTGGCATCAGCGGCCTGCGGCGACCGGGCCAGCGGCCAACAGTGTAGTTGAAGGGACAACAGAACACCACGACGTCGACCTACTCCTCCGCGACGAGGCGCTACGGGCTTACGGCCAGCGTCATGGACTTGGCGGCCTGCTGTACACGACCGCCTACTTTCAGCGGGAGATCGACGGGCTGATTGTCCGCATCACCGAGATCCGGCATCGCGAGGAGGAAGCTGTGCACCTGCTGCGGCGCGCGGCCGAGCTGCTAGAGCGGCAGGCCGAGCGGGTCGACCAGCAGAACGACCGCCTTGCCGCGCTCGAGGCCGCCGTATCCGACGCCAGCATGGTGAGCCTGGCGCGCCGGCGATACCGCCGGTGGAAGTCTCGGGTGCTCAGGTTGGCACGGGTGCTCAGCGTCTGA
- a CDS encoding S8 family serine peptidase translates to MVTKRVTAHYMHEEELQAALAVLGHPQVQGRVIVGEVDDTRLAELRDTGVFVTVVDEDPQVPGPARGRRGEPGLSSGGGRRGARPSPIPVAPAVPADLDVWVLRLAGPLLDPWRQSLEHAGVELIERLRPDSYSAWVRLSAVPAVRSLGFVVEMGLYETPETVARTTLSQRRGGRATVPPRPFEVLVHRTDDLDDVRTWLDARNLTVQGGARRKLRFLARPDAAALTELARLPSVATVEEFVPPRLSNDHARRILGLDPAGPGGSAPIGLTGQGQMVAVADSGIDDTHPDLRKRLVDVRAWGRPDDASDDHGHGTHVAGSVVGDGTASAGAVRGTAPEAGLFFQSIMDGQGGLGGLPADLAELFDEAYQAGARIHNNSWGAEAGSAYRVSSLEVDDFVASHPDMLLVIAAGNDGTAAQPRFTNPGSVDLFSLDAPATAKNALTVGASRSDRVVPGAPTWAQWWDANFPPPLGDEAISGDPEAMAAFSGRGPCDEQIRAKPDIVAPGTFILSTRSAIAPAENFWAEGDPGYAYMGGTSMAAPLVSGSAALVRQYFTETRDHEPSAALLKAALVNGARWLSGRDALHDHAREPNYHQGFGRLYLPWTIPNPLEPAMRLEYVDDWQDRSTGFSGVGDARRYVVTATEDTWLRLCLVWTDPPGRGLQNNLALLAEHRESGTKWVGNQNRPAQFPSPDPGNNVQVIRLDRPDAGTYLIQVVASNILHGPQSFALVVAGGLNSALTVI, encoded by the coding sequence ATGGTGACCAAGCGCGTGACTGCGCACTACATGCACGAGGAGGAATTGCAGGCGGCGTTGGCGGTCCTCGGCCATCCCCAGGTGCAGGGTCGGGTCATCGTCGGGGAGGTCGATGACACCCGGCTCGCCGAGCTCCGGGACACCGGCGTCTTCGTCACCGTGGTCGACGAGGACCCGCAGGTGCCGGGTCCTGCCCGAGGACGGCGTGGCGAGCCTGGGCTTAGCTCAGGCGGGGGCCGGCGTGGCGCCAGACCTTCGCCCATCCCCGTGGCGCCGGCAGTCCCCGCCGATCTGGACGTGTGGGTGCTTCGGCTCGCCGGCCCGCTGCTCGATCCTTGGCGGCAGTCCCTGGAGCACGCCGGTGTCGAGCTCATCGAACGGCTCAGGCCTGATTCATACAGCGCCTGGGTCCGGCTGAGCGCGGTCCCAGCCGTGCGCAGTCTCGGGTTCGTGGTCGAGATGGGACTGTACGAGACCCCTGAGACGGTTGCGCGGACCACCTTGAGCCAACGCCGGGGTGGTCGCGCGACGGTTCCGCCCAGGCCCTTCGAGGTCTTGGTTCACCGCACCGACGACCTCGACGACGTGCGGACGTGGCTCGACGCGCGGAACCTGACGGTGCAGGGCGGCGCCCGCCGCAAGCTGCGCTTCCTCGCCCGTCCCGATGCCGCCGCCCTGACCGAGCTGGCCAGGCTGCCGAGCGTGGCCACGGTGGAGGAGTTCGTGCCCCCAAGGCTCTCGAACGACCACGCCCGCCGGATCCTCGGCCTCGACCCGGCAGGTCCTGGTGGATCCGCGCCAATCGGGTTGACCGGTCAAGGGCAGATGGTCGCCGTGGCCGACAGCGGCATTGACGACACGCACCCAGACCTACGGAAGCGTCTGGTCGACGTGCGAGCGTGGGGGCGGCCCGACGACGCCAGTGATGACCACGGCCATGGCACGCACGTTGCCGGCTCGGTAGTGGGAGACGGCACCGCGTCCGCCGGCGCGGTCCGCGGTACCGCGCCGGAGGCCGGGCTGTTCTTCCAATCCATCATGGACGGACAGGGCGGCCTCGGCGGCCTCCCGGCCGATCTGGCGGAGCTGTTCGACGAGGCCTATCAGGCGGGGGCCCGGATCCACAACAACAGCTGGGGAGCCGAAGCCGGGTCGGCGTATCGGGTGAGCAGCCTGGAAGTCGACGACTTCGTGGCCAGCCACCCGGACATGCTGCTAGTCATCGCCGCCGGCAACGACGGCACGGCTGCCCAGCCCCGGTTCACCAACCCCGGCTCGGTCGATCTGTTCTCGCTCGATGCGCCGGCCACGGCCAAGAACGCGTTGACCGTTGGCGCCAGCCGCAGCGACCGGGTCGTCCCAGGGGCTCCCACCTGGGCGCAGTGGTGGGACGCCAACTTCCCACCACCGCTCGGGGACGAGGCCATCAGCGGCGATCCGGAGGCCATGGCGGCCTTCAGCGGCCGAGGGCCGTGCGACGAGCAAATCCGCGCGAAGCCGGACATCGTGGCACCGGGGACCTTCATCCTGTCGACTCGATCGGCCATCGCGCCGGCCGAGAACTTCTGGGCCGAGGGGGACCCTGGTTACGCGTACATGGGCGGCACCAGTATGGCGGCTCCGCTGGTCTCGGGCAGCGCAGCGCTGGTTCGGCAGTACTTCACTGAGACGCGCGACCACGAGCCGAGCGCGGCGTTGCTCAAGGCCGCCCTAGTGAACGGGGCGCGCTGGCTGTCCGGGAGGGACGCGCTACATGACCACGCGAGGGAGCCCAATTATCACCAGGGATTTGGCCGCCTCTACCTGCCGTGGACGATCCCAAACCCGCTTGAGCCGGCCATGCGCCTAGAGTACGTGGACGACTGGCAGGATCGGTCCACGGGGTTCTCGGGGGTCGGCGATGCCCGGCGATATGTGGTCACGGCCACCGAAGACACCTGGCTCCGGCTCTGTCTGGTCTGGACGGACCCCCCTGGCCGCGGTCTGCAGAACAATCTTGCCTTACTCGCGGAACACCGGGAGTCCGGCACCAAGTGGGTCGGTAACCAGAACCGGCCGGCCCAGTTCCCGTCGCCGGACCCGGGAAACAACGTCCAGGTAATCCGTCTCGACCGACCGGACGCGGGGACGTACCTGATCCAAGTCGTGGCGTCCAACATCCTCCACGGGCCGCAGTCGTTCGCGCTGGTGGTAGCGGGTGGCCTCAATTCAGCGCTTACCGTGATTTGA
- a CDS encoding transposase, whose protein sequence is MSAVDGKILCGVRDGPGGQAKLIAVFNHAKGLAPAQVEVSGGDELAAFTAVLDILPDLRDLVVTADALHCQRAHANYLHDRGANYLFTVRSNQPTLRTALARLPWAQVSGLRERHVGHGRAESRSIKVIDLAGHRRLGCSRTAPGRSRSSADDG, encoded by the coding sequence GTGTCGGCCGTCGACGGCAAGATCTTGTGCGGCGTCCGCGACGGCCCCGGTGGACAGGCCAAATTAATCGCGGTCTTCAATCACGCCAAGGGCCTGGCGCCAGCTCAGGTCGAAGTGAGCGGCGGAGACGAGCTGGCCGCGTTCACCGCCGTTCTGGATATCCTGCCTGACCTGCGCGACCTCGTGGTCACCGCCGATGCCTTGCACTGCCAGCGCGCGCACGCGAACTATCTGCACGACCGCGGAGCCAACTACCTGTTCACCGTCAGGAGCAACCAGCCGACGCTGCGCACGGCGCTGGCCCGGCTGCCCTGGGCGCAGGTGAGCGGGCTGCGCGAGCGGCACGTCGGGCACGGCCGAGCCGAATCCCGGTCGATCAAGGTCATCGACCTGGCGGGGCACCGGAGGCTGGGCTGTTCCCGCACGGCGCCCGGGCGATCAAGGTCGTCCGCCGACGACGGGTGA